ACATGTATTTGACCAGACGTAGAACAAAGCACCAGCAGAAAATATTGCATGTGTGCCATCCAGCTTCTGCACAACATATGAAGGACACAGCCACTCTTAATAAATGGACTATATTTGATCCACATGGAGTCTAGAAAATCAATTACATTGTTTACTTTTCTTTATCCGTATGTCTCACTCAGTATTTTTCATGACACATGTGCTTTGTCTCATTTGTCATTGCTTTGTCGGAGTTTCGTGAATAACCTTTAACAAGTCCCATATGTTGGCTGTTTGTATCAACAGAGCAGTTGATAATATATCATTGTGTTTATTAGTAGATGCATAAACATTGACTGAAATCTATTTCCCTGTAATTCCTATCTCCCACCTTACATCTTTCCTTACCTTTTCCCTTACTCTGTCCTTACCTACATCTTCTTCACTGTCCCTTCCCTCTTAacctctctcctcctttgtCTTTCCCTCCAATTCCTTGGATTGTTTCCCCTGTTCCTTCTATTCCTTCCTTTTtaactctccctctcttcctctctccaaaTATGTCTCCCAGGTGTAATAAAGTGCAAGAAGGAACGTGGCTCTAGTGAGACTTGCCCTGAGTGCTCCTCTCCTCAACCCCTGAATGGGACACATTTCCTAGGGCTGACTCCGGACAAGCTTACTTGTGAACGACCAGCTCTTCGTTCCACCCTCAAGCAGTGGGACAATCCTGTGTGGGCTGAATCTGAAGCGGAGCCTGACCTCCCGTACACCCGTGACTTTGAGAAGCCACTAGGCCACCTGACTGTCGTTCTCTCCGACAGCCATGGAAACAGTGCTCATGTGGCATGCGACGTGCGACACCCTGGAGACAGTTCACCCATGACTTGGACAGTAAATCCACAATCACCTGGGGAGTTTTCTGTCAATGTGTCACTGGCAACTGTCCTTGAGTGTGAGATTGATCGGGAGACGTTGCAAAATCTATGGCAATTGGTCGCATATTACTATGAAAGCCCTGCTATCCTGGAGAGAGGTCAACAGAGAGGAAATGATAGCAGAATAACTTATCAATATGTCCAAGCTGTAAATGAAAATTCCCCATATTTCACAGAATTAAAAGGGTATTTGGTAGCAGAACCCTCATGGCTGCTTCAACCCAGAGTAACTTTAAGGCTCAACAGGCAGCAGACAACAACCAAGAAACTGGTAATGGATTTCACTACTGTAATTACCAAGCAACTCAACAGCCATAGGGGGCCAGATGATGACAATGACCTCTCCATGTCCTGGGCTTTAATTCGCAGAGGGACAGCAGGGCGGGTTCAGACTGCTCTCCAGGGTTCAAAAGTTAATTTAGAGTGCAGTGTTGTCACTTCAAATCCGGAGGTGAAAGTGGAGTGGATGCTACCAGATTTGTCCATTGTGGAAGATGCAACTGATAAAATAGAAATTTCTGAAAAAGGAGATCTTGTGATTTTAAATGCCACACTGTCTGACTCAGGCCTTTACCACTGTATGGTCAGAACCAAAGCCGGCGTGGACTTGATGCCTCTAAGGCTCACCATCAAAGAACTCTCACTCAGCCCAACCGCTCTCAATGGTCAGAAAATTGTAGTTGAAAAGGGacactctttttctctcccatGTGAGGTGACCTCAGTCCAGCCCAGTCAGACTATGTGGTACCTACCCAAAAACCAAATTCTTCTTCCCACACAACAGACAAAACGGACAGAAGTGATGGAAAATGGGACTTTAGTGGTTAGGAGATTGACACAAGACGATGCAGGGGAATACACCTGCTTAGCCTCAAATCTGTATGGAGTTGACATGTTGTCACACGTGGTGGAAGTGACAGGAGAAAAGGCCTCTGATAGCTCCAAAGTACAGACTGCAAAAGAGTCGCCGATTTTGCCAGCTGGtgtggaggaaggagagggtTCAGGGGGAGATTACCAGGAAATTATACGGCCTTTTGCTACGCAGTTTCCTAAGAAGGTAGGAACAATACAAAGGAAACCTAATGAGTTTTCAAAAAGAATAAGAATCAAAGATTCACAGAGAAAACCAAATAAATCTGTTAAAGAATTAGATCCAAATCGCTGGGCAGAGATCTTGGCAAAAGCTAATGCTAAACCAAGTGTTGCTCTGCCCACAGAGCAGTCACTATCAGAGCCCAGCACTGTAACTGTCCAAACAAGTACGCCCAAGCCTACTACTACAACTGCAACAACAATTCCTACTACTGCTTACAACCTACCCCCTACTACTACCCCTCCTGATATTAGTACAGAGCTAACACATTTCCCCATAAACACAAATGTTAAGACTGAGGCCTATTCTACAGAGAAGAAAGAGGATAACTCTAAAACATCGGAAAGCCTGCTAGAGGTTTTACAACCTCCGCCTCCCAGAAGTACAGAACCAACCCCATACCATGTTGGTGGGATTGCAGAAAAAGCTGACGCTATAACAGACCCTCCTGCTGTTGGAACTCCTCAGCCAGTGGATCAGTTAGAAAATAAGTACTCTGGAGAGGGGAGAAGGAACAACAACCTCTTTCCTGGTCAGCCAAACAGGAGAAGGCCACCTTATAGACGTAGAAAACCCCCAATAAGGAGAGTCCGTCCGCACGGACACCCCTTCTACCATTCATCAAACAAGCCCCAAACAACTGTCCCCCcaacaaccaccaccaccacaccaacaacaacaacaacaacaaccacaactaCAACCactactaccaccaccaccaccactactactactactacagctGTTCCAACCACAgtggaaaacactgaaaacttATCTGCTGAGTATCAGACAGAGGAAGATTACTATGATGAATATAATTACAAGGATGGCGGAGATGCCAAGACAGACTTAAACAATGAAACCCACCATACCACTCATTATCTTGACAGTACCCTAACCACATTTCCATCAGCTGTAGAAAAAGATCTAGCTCCACCTAATCCAGAGACAGTTGTCACTCCAAAGCTTGATAGAACCCCTCATCCAACTGAAAGGACTCTTAAAGAAAAGGAGTATGATACTTTAAAACTTAAGGaatctgagagacagagggTGGAGATCAGAACGCAAATTAAAGAAAAGGACAGAGACAATAAAGATCTTgcaggagagagtgagagggagattACAGCAATGGAAAGTGAAGAAACACATAAAATAGATTCAAAGGGCAGTgagaaagacacagaaacatctaaAAAGGAGTGGCTGGATAGCATCCAGTTAACAACACAAAATAGACCAAGACCTAACACTCGACCGTCACCGGAACAAAATACACCTACCCAAGCAAGAACTCCATCTTCAAAGGTCATTACCTCACATTCAACAAGAGGCAGAACAACAGCAGGAGTCACACAGAAAGAGGATAAAGATGTAAACAAGCCAAAAGCAGAGCCTGAGATCCACAGATTCCCAATAATAGAGCCGGTTCACCCCTGGCTCCATCAGAACAGACAGGGAGGAGGGCAAACCACAACTCCCAGGACGATACatacaaaccaaaacagaaatacAGGAAGACAAGGAGAAGTGAATCTAGGTAGACATTCCCAGGCTCCTAGAGTCTCCCCAACCTCCCGCTGGCCTTCACACCATCATTATCACCATTACTACCCACTCTACCCTTCCTGgccaggtcaaaggtcatttcCTCATCCAAGGCAAGGTAAATAAAACTGttgtgtcatgatttctgtctTAAATAACTGTTTTGAAATTAGGTATGATGATCCAGAAAGTGTAAGAGATAAAGGATAAAGAACAAATCGATTAAATTGagtctgtttacacctggtttTAACATGTGTTTTGGTAATCtcaacacaagtggacagccgaAACACATCACCATTCACACCTTCATCTATCATATGCCTCCTGACTACTTGTGTTCAGATTCCATTACTGCCTTCATTACTTACACTAGGAGGTCAAAGGGCCTTGTGCTCAGGAATTACCTCCACACTCTTGCTTGTTGCTTGCTAGCATACTCTCTAGTCATCTTAGCAGTTGTGTTGGTACAGGTGGAGATATTGCTGAGAATTCAACATGTCTCTTTCCATAGGGCAAAACAATGGACAgtcatgcaacacttttgtCCAACTTGTCGTAAAAAGGTGGAGCTATAGAATGTCAGTGTGCTGTCagcaaaacaaccaccatgTCCTGTAGTAAAGACTTGACCTTGTCAGAGACGTATTAGGATGTATTAGTGTTTACACTACAAAGTTAGGTGGTCAACGCGTGCCAGTCCACCTCAGCATGTGGTTTGAGTGATCAGATGGTGGTGGTAAAAAAGGTCAATATTATGTTGGCTTGGTGTTAGGTTATGACATGTCAACCTAATCCTGGTTGGAATGCATGGATATGTCTTTGAATAAATGTTTTCTCTCTGCTCCTAGGTCCTGGGTCACACCCTCTGCCCACACACAGACCCTGGCCTCTCCCCCACCCATGGGCTCAAAGCCCGGTTGTCACCAACCGACCAGAGATCACAGCTGAAACAGTGAAGCCCACACCTGCAGAGTCTGGAACAACAGGAAGCTCCAGAGTTACACCCTCTAACTCCCATCTGTCatatcatcaacatcatcaaaaTCATCATGTGAATGGCAGGACCCAAACCAGAGACCAACTGTTTCTATCAAGGCTGAGGAACAGATACAGACAGGTATGAtgatgggtgtttttttttggggggggggagtGCAGAATATAATCCATGTCATCATTATCTCCTTGTGTTGTATGCAACCCAGTTactaatgatggtgatgataatgagtCAGCTCTGAGAGATGGGATTTAATTCCAGGTAAATGGTTTAATACTATAATAATAGATCATTCTGATATTTCCAGGCACAGCTTGATCGCATTGCTCAGCTGGGGAAGATGGTTACACCCAAACCTCGTGTTAGCTACAATCCCTCATCCCTTATCACACCTAAACCCAAACCTCCTTCTCCGCAAAGACCCTACAACCCCAAACCACCAGCACCTACTGCTTCTAACTCTTACACCCTTCAGCCTCCGAACTCTGCTGAACATTCATCGTCATTCTCTGATTTCATCCCAACCCCTCATCCTTACCCACACACCACTCCTGGGGTTCTGTATGGAGGTCAGTGGCCTGTTGGAGGTAGGTGCACTAGCGCAACAATATAGGCTAAGTGCTAGTATTTCTAAAGGAAAATGAGCAGTTTATTTTAAtgatatattaaaatattaattaatattttaatctgTAATCatgatagattttttttgctgGTTGAATGTGTCTTTGTAGCAGGACGAATCAGCTCTCGGCGGCCCACAGCTGCCCCTCCTTTCCCATGGGTGTGGGGAGCTGGAAGTGGTGGGCAGAAGCCTCGTATCACCACGGTCACCACAGCTAGCGTGTCAGTACTGGCAGAGAGTGATGTGTTCTTGCCTTGTAAAGCAACAGGGAATCCTGAACCCAACATTGCATGGACCAAAGTCTCCACAGGTAAGGGagaaagagattaaaaaagaggaagacatgaaaaggaaaaagcacAATAAGATAATTACAGAATGTAGGAATATGAGACAATCCCAGGTCTATGTGTTGTGCTTTTAGCTCATACATCTCACTTGTCCTGGGTCatatctgcctgctgctgtgtcTATTTTTATATCACTGAGGAATGCCAGACactgatattttcaaatgtggCATAATCAGTCATGAGAATCATGATTCCGAATTTAAATCTGTCCCTCCGCATTGTCTTCATATCCTTTTGTTCTCCTCTCAGGTGCCACCATCCCAGCCAACACCAAGCATGGTCCCCGTTTTGAGGTCTTCAAAAATGGaacttttgtcattaaaaacatcCAGCTTCAGGATAGAGGCCAGTACCTCTGCACGGCCCAGAACAGCTTTGGATCAGATCGCATGGTCATCACCTTAGCTGTACAGACTCAGGCACCCAAGATCCAGCCGCCCAAGTCCACAGAGATAGCAGCCTACTTCGGAAAAAGTGTGATTCTTGACTGCCTTGCTTCAGGAAAACCACCTGCTCAAATTTCCTGGATTcttccagacaggatgtttgTACGAGACATTGGGACTGTTCACTCTCCCCTTGCACCGATATCTCTGCTTCAAAATGGAACCCTTCAAATTCACTCTCTCAATTTCTCAAGCAAAGGGGACTATAAATGTATTGCAAGCAACGCAGCAGGTGCTGACACAATTACTTACCATCTCCATGTGGCAGCTCTGCCGCCAAGCATCAGTGAAGGAGCAACAGATACTGTGATCATTCAGCCAGGTAGAGT
This region of Epinephelus fuscoguttatus linkage group LG9, E.fuscoguttatus.final_Chr_v1 genomic DNA includes:
- the si:ch211-159i8.4 gene encoding matrix-remodeling-associated protein 5 isoform X1, whose translation is MALWWCANICRLAAAWFPLLFSSLLWLTISPIQAIPSCPRSCSCPGVKEVHCTFRHLTTIPKTFPKDTERLNLGYNSLTDVEGSEFRSLRQLEMLMLHGNDISTVHPGAFYSLRSLQILKLSYNKLTSVNPGLFEGLVGLIRLHLDHNLIDFIEPYSFSGLTSLKLLQLEGNLLKEIHPHTFITVSLLGSFWTSGLKHLHLSDNLLEQLPAAVLKSAPRLELLSLHGNPWTCDCQLHWLVEWSSTHEGVIKCKKERGSSETCPECSSPQPLNGTHFLGLTPDKLTCERPALRSTLKQWDNPVWAESEAEPDLPYTRDFEKPLGHLTVVLSDSHGNSAHVACDVRHPGDSSPMTWTVNPQSPGEFSVNVSLATVLECEIDRETLQNLWQLVAYYYESPAILERGQQRGNDSRITYQYVQAVNENSPYFTELKGYLVAEPSWLLQPRVTLRLNRQQTTTKKLVMDFTTVITKQLNSHRGPDDDNDLSMSWALIRRGTAGRVQTALQGSKVNLECSVVTSNPEVKVEWMLPDLSIVEDATDKIEISEKGDLVILNATLSDSGLYHCMVRTKAGVDLMPLRLTIKELSLSPTALNGQKIVVEKGHSFSLPCEVTSVQPSQTMWYLPKNQILLPTQQTKRTEVMENGTLVVRRLTQDDAGEYTCLASNLYGVDMLSHVVEVTGEKASDSSKVQTAKESPILPAGVEEGEGSGGDYQEIIRPFATQFPKKVGTIQRKPNEFSKRIRIKDSQRKPNKSVKELDPNRWAEILAKANAKPSVALPTEQSLSEPSTVTVQTSTPKPTTTTATTIPTTAYNLPPTTTPPDISTELTHFPINTNVKTEAYSTEKKEDNSKTSESLLEVLQPPPPRSTEPTPYHVGGIAEKADAITDPPAVGTPQPVDQLENKYSGEGRRNNNLFPGQPNRRRPPYRRRKPPIRRVRPHGHPFYHSSNKPQTTVPPTTTTTTPTTTTTTTTTTTTTTTTTTTTTTTTAVPTTVENTENLSAEYQTEEDYYDEYNYKDGGDAKTDLNNETHHTTHYLDSTLTTFPSAVEKDLAPPNPETVVTPKLDRTPHPTERTLKEKEYDTLKLKESERQRVEIRTQIKEKDRDNKDLAGESEREITAMESEETHKIDSKGSEKDTETSKKEWLDSIQLTTQNRPRPNTRPSPEQNTPTQARTPSSKVITSHSTRGRTTAGVTQKEDKDVNKPKAEPEIHRFPIIEPVHPWLHQNRQGGGQTTTPRTIHTNQNRNTGRQGEVNLGRHSQAPRVSPTSRWPSHHHYHHYYPLYPSWPGQRSFPHPRQGPGSHPLPTHRPWPLPHPWAQSPVVTNRPEITAETVKPTPAESGTTGSSRVTPSNSHLSYHQHHQNHHVNGRTQTRDQLFLSRLRNRYRQAQLDRIAQLGKMVTPKPRVSYNPSSLITPKPKPPSPQRPYNPKPPAPTASNSYTLQPPNSAEHSSSFSDFIPTPHPYPHTTPGVLYGGQWPVGAGRISSRRPTAAPPFPWVWGAGSGGQKPRITTVTTASVSVLAESDVFLPCKATGNPEPNIAWTKVSTGATIPANTKHGPRFEVFKNGTFVIKNIQLQDRGQYLCTAQNSFGSDRMVITLAVQTQAPKIQPPKSTEIAAYFGKSVILDCLASGKPPAQISWILPDRMFVRDIGTVHSPLAPISLLQNGTLQIHSLNFSSKGDYKCIASNAAGADTITYHLHVAALPPSISEGATDTVIIQPGRSVYVHCSVKGEPVPAVKWTLPAGVHVKPSQFLGRRLFVFPNGTLYVKNVSPADAGRYECLATNAVGITKRTVQLEVRADSPSISHQPPPPPVPIPPTQRHGVPSRQHSISAMYGSAVYLHCPESTGSTRGTIWQLPSKTIMEHRYSPERPIKVFRNGTLRILQLTELDGGNYLCVFQRPNGEDMELFQVEVLMTPPRIEHVRTAQARVTFGENFQVDCVATGLPDPEVTWSLPDGTLINNALQSDDSGLRNRRYVIFGNGTLLLQQMGKRDEGDYTCYAKNKLGKDERKVSVKVGPNAPKIGFKSQSLVTVKLGESAKLSCQATGEPTPKIMWISPRNDVISVSSDKFQIMGDGTLVVKKVILADEGKYACVARNSAGDDVKNMKLEAEIQEPFINGMKGRSTTKVLAVSYQTALLDCKVEGKPEPRVWWVTPYGHSLPTPYLGGRFQVHRNGSLELRGVRKTDEGRYMCLAKNNLGEASLLVELDVASIAEKPSFAVPNIEIIPIKQDSGALILECPARGKPNPEFAWILPNGMMLTPGVRLQRFTHHLGNGTLQISQPVASDKGVYRCIAKNVAGQAEKRYSLEAGRKPVIRGSTGGMQITYGLNLNLPCTVDGWPQASVTWTLPNGLVLDKPQTIGRVSFLLNGTLQLRQVATFDKGTYICKASNSFGSSTLSYPVAVMVFPPRITNTLTSITRVNRGSPVKLNCIATGIPKPDISWTLPGRTTLVPHNRFTAQGGIHMTEEGSLVIQNPMLMNSGIYKCNAKNALGTDFKSTYLQVV
- the si:ch211-159i8.4 gene encoding matrix-remodeling-associated protein 5 isoform X2; its protein translation is MALWWCANICRLAAAWFPLLFSSLLWLTISPIQAIPSCPRSCSCPGVKEVHCTFRHLTTIPKTFPKDTERLNLGYNSLTDVEGSEFRSLRQLEMLMLHGNDISTVHPGAFYSLRSLQILKLSYNKLTSVNPGLFEGLVGLIRLHLDHNLIDFIEPYSFSGLTSLKLLQLEGNLLKEIHPHTFITVSLLGSFWTSGLKHLHLSDNLLEQLPAAVLKSAPRLELLSLHGNPWTCDCQLHWLVEWSSTHEGVIKCKKERGSSETCPECSSPQPLNGTHFLGLTPDKLTCERPALRSTLKQWDNPVWAESEAEPDLPYTRDFEKPLGHLTVVLSDSHGNSAHVACDVRHPGDSSPMTWTVNPQSPGEFSVNVSLATVLECEIDRETLQNLWQLVAYYYESPAILERGQQRGNDSRITYQYVQAVNENSPYFTELKGYLVAEPSWLLQPRVTLRLNRQQTTTKKLVMDFTTVITKQLNSHRGPDDDNDLSMSWALIRRGTAGRVQTALQGSKVNLECSVVTSNPEVKVEWMLPDLSIVEDATDKIEISEKGDLVILNATLSDSGLYHCMVRTKAGVDLMPLRLTIKELSLSPTALNGQKIVVEKGHSFSLPCEVTSVQPSQTMWYLPKNQILLPTQQTKRTEVMENGTLVVRRLTQDDAGEYTCLASNLYGVDMLSHVVEVTGEKASDSSKVQTAKESPILPAGVEEGEGSGGDYQEIIRPFATQFPKKVGTIQRKPNEFSKRIRIKDSQRKPNKSVKELDPNRWAEILAKANAKPSVALPTEQSLSEPSTVTVQTSTPKPTTTTATTIPTTAYNLPPTTTPPDISTELTHFPINTNVKTEAYSTEKKEDNSKTSESLLEVLQPPPPRSTEPTPYHVGGIAEKADAITDPPAVGTPQPVDQLENKYSGEGRRNNNLFPGQPNRRRPPYRRRKPPIRRVRPHGHPFYHSSNKPQTTVPPTTTTTTPTTTTTTTTTTTTTTTTTTTTTTTTAVPTTVENTENLSAEYQTEEDYYDEYNYKDGGDAKTDLNNETHHTTHYLDSTLTTFPSAVEKDLAPPNPETVVTPKLDRTPHPTERTLKEKEYDTLKLKESERQRVEIRTQIKEKDRDNKDLAGESEREITAMESEETHKIDSKGSEKDTETSKKEWLDSIQLTTQNRPRPNTRPSPEQNTPTQARTPSSKVITSHSTRGRTTAGVTQKEDKDVNKPKAEPEIHRFPIIEPVHPWLHQNRQGGGQTTTPRTIHTNQNRNTGRQGEVNLGRHSQAPRVSPTSRWPSHHHYHHYYPLYPSWPGQRSFPHPRQGPGSHPLPTHRPWPLPHPWAQSPVVTNRPEITAETVKPTPAESGTTGSSRVTPSNSHLSYHQHHQNHHVNGRTQTRDQLFLSRLRNRYRQAQLDRIAQLGKMVTPKPRVSYNPSSLITPKPKPPSPQRPYNPKPPAPTASNSYTLQPPNSAEHSSSFSDFIPTPHPYPHTTPGVLYGAGRISSRRPTAAPPFPWVWGAGSGGQKPRITTVTTASVSVLAESDVFLPCKATGNPEPNIAWTKVSTGATIPANTKHGPRFEVFKNGTFVIKNIQLQDRGQYLCTAQNSFGSDRMVITLAVQTQAPKIQPPKSTEIAAYFGKSVILDCLASGKPPAQISWILPDRMFVRDIGTVHSPLAPISLLQNGTLQIHSLNFSSKGDYKCIASNAAGADTITYHLHVAALPPSISEGATDTVIIQPGRSVYVHCSVKGEPVPAVKWTLPAGVHVKPSQFLGRRLFVFPNGTLYVKNVSPADAGRYECLATNAVGITKRTVQLEVRADSPSISHQPPPPPVPIPPTQRHGVPSRQHSISAMYGSAVYLHCPESTGSTRGTIWQLPSKTIMEHRYSPERPIKVFRNGTLRILQLTELDGGNYLCVFQRPNGEDMELFQVEVLMTPPRIEHVRTAQARVTFGENFQVDCVATGLPDPEVTWSLPDGTLINNALQSDDSGLRNRRYVIFGNGTLLLQQMGKRDEGDYTCYAKNKLGKDERKVSVKVGPNAPKIGFKSQSLVTVKLGESAKLSCQATGEPTPKIMWISPRNDVISVSSDKFQIMGDGTLVVKKVILADEGKYACVARNSAGDDVKNMKLEAEIQEPFINGMKGRSTTKVLAVSYQTALLDCKVEGKPEPRVWWVTPYGHSLPTPYLGGRFQVHRNGSLELRGVRKTDEGRYMCLAKNNLGEASLLVELDVASIAEKPSFAVPNIEIIPIKQDSGALILECPARGKPNPEFAWILPNGMMLTPGVRLQRFTHHLGNGTLQISQPVASDKGVYRCIAKNVAGQAEKRYSLEAGRKPVIRGSTGGMQITYGLNLNLPCTVDGWPQASVTWTLPNGLVLDKPQTIGRVSFLLNGTLQLRQVATFDKGTYICKASNSFGSSTLSYPVAVMVFPPRITNTLTSITRVNRGSPVKLNCIATGIPKPDISWTLPGRTTLVPHNRFTAQGGIHMTEEGSLVIQNPMLMNSGIYKCNAKNALGTDFKSTYLQVV